In Deinococcus irradiatisoli, the genomic stretch GCGGGCGGCACGTTGCGGGTGGTGGCGATCGACGCCACCCAGATCGTCGAGGAAGCCCGCGTGCGCCACCAGCTCAGCAAAACCGCCACTGCCGCGTTGGGGCGGGCGCTGAGCGCTTCGGCATTGCTGGCGATCATTCTCGGCAAGAAAACCGACAGCCGCGTCAATTTGCGCGTGCAGGGCGACGGGCCGCTCGGCTGGCTGGTGGCCGAGGGCAGCGCCGAGGGCTGGGTGCGCGGCTACGTGCGCGAGCCGCAGGCGGACCTGCCACTGCGTGAAAGCGACGGCAAACTCGACGTGAGCGGGCTGGTGGGCCAGAACGGCGAACTGGCCGTGACCCGATTGCTCGACAACGCCGAGCCGTGGACCGGCAGCGTGGAACTCGTCAGCGGCGAGCTGGCCGAGGACGTGGCCTACTACCTGGCCTCCAGCGAGCAGATTCCCAGCGCCGTGCAGCTCGGCGTCTACGAGGAAGGCGGGCGGGTGTCGCGGGCCGGCGGCCTGATCGTCCAGGCGATGCCGGGCGTCACGGACGAGACCCTCAGCACCCTGGAGAACAACATCCGGGCGATGGGCAGCTTCACCGACAACCTGCGCAGCGTTTCGCTGCTGGAAGTCATGGAGCGCGCCACGCAGGGCCTGGAGTTCGTGGCGGCGCCGCAGGCCCAGGCCGCGCAGTTCCAGTGCCGCTGCTCGCGTGAGCGGGCGGTCGCCTCGCTGACCTACTTCGGCATGCAGGAGCGACAGCACATGATGGACGGCGGCGGGCAGGAAGTGGTCTGCCACTGGTGCAACGAGCACTACCACATCTCCCCCGGCGAAATCGCCGCGCTGGACGCGCCGGAAGTGCACGCTCAGGCTTAAACTCTCTAAATCTCAGGCCAGCACCCCCCGCAGCACGTTGCCGATCACGCTGCGAGCGAGGTGCTGGCCGCTTTCCGGCGTGCTGGTTTTCGACAGTGGGCTTTCCAGCAGCAGGGTGCTCAATCCGTGGACGGCGCTCCAGAGGGTGAGGCCCAGGGTGGGCAACTCACTGCCGGGAGTACCGGAGCGCAAGCGGCCGGCACGCTGCGCTTCCTCCACGGCGGTGAGTAAAACCGCGTAGGCCGCCTGACCTGCCTGTTCCAGGGGATCGGGCACGCCGGGCGGCAGGCACAGTTCGTGGCGGAACATGAAGCGGAATTCGGCGGGCTGGGCGAAGGCGAACTCTACATACGCCAGACCGATCTCCTCCAGCCGCATTACGTGGTCGTCGGTGCGCTGGGCCGCCTCCGTCATCCGCTGGGCCAGCCGCTCGAAGGCTTCGGTGGCGACGGCCCGCAGCAGATCGTTCTTGTCGCTGAAGTGGTGGTATGGCGCGGCAGCCGACACGCCGGCCTGCCTCGCCACCTCGCGCAGGGTCAGCGCTTCCACGCCACCTTCAGCCGCCAGCGCGCGGGCCGCGTCGAGCAGGGCGCGGCGCAGGTCGCCGTGGTGGTAGCGCTCCGACTTGGCCGGGGCCGGGCGCGGCGAACGGGCAGAACTTGACATTGTTCAGATCCTACCTTAACTTAACGGTGTTCAGAAACTGAGCAGCGCTTAGATTCGCAGAAGCGTTGCCGGAGGTGCCCTGATGCAGCATGTGATTTTCGGTTCCGGCCCCCTGGGACGCGCCACCCTGGGAGCGCTCCTCAAACGCGGCGAAACGCGGGTGCGGGTCGTCAACCGCAGCGGTCAACTCAGCGGCGTGCCGCCCTACGTCGAAGTGGTGCGCGCCGACGCTTATCACCTGGAGAGCGCCCAAGCCGCCGCTCGCGGTGCCGACATCGTCTACAACTGCGCGGCCCCGACCTACAGCGCCCAGGCCTGGCGCACCCAGTTGCCGCTGCTGTGGGGCAACATTCTGGAAAGCGCCGCCGCTGCCCAAGCCCGTCTGGTCATCGGCGACAACCTCTACATGTACGACGAGGTGGCCCAGCGCCAGCCCAGCCAGCTTATTCACGAAGACCTGCCGATGCACAGCACCACCAGCAAGGGGCAGGCCAGAATCGAGGTCGTGCAGCAGATGCTGGTGGCCTACCAGAGCGGGCGGGTCGAGCTGACCTTCGCGCGCGGCTCGAACTTCTTCGGGCCGTTCGCCGACGCCCAATCCACCCTGGGCGGGCGGGTGTTCGGGGCCATCCTGCAGGGCCGGACCGCGCAGATGCTGGGTCACCCGGACCAGCCCACCAGCCTGACCTTCATCGAGGATTTCGGCGAGGCGATGGTGATTCTGGGCCACTCGGACGCCGCCTTCGGCCGGGCCTGGCACGTGCCCAACGCGCCGGCCCTGACCCAGCGCGCCGCGTTGCAACGCATCGCCGAACTGGCCGGGCAGCCGCTCAAGTTCAGCGTCCTCCCCGGCTGGTTGCTGCCCGTGCTGGGCCTGGCGGTGCCGGAATTGCGCGAGATCAGGGAGATGCTGCCCAAGTCTCAGCATCCGTATCTGGTCAGCCACGAGCGCTTCGCTGACGTCTACGGCGATATTCACACGCCGCTGGACACCGCCCTGGAACGCACCCTGGCCTGGTTTGCCGGGCAGCTTGCGGTCAGCCGCTCTGCCGCGCCGGTGCCGAACTGACCCACACGTCAACGGTGGCCGTTATCACTTCATTTAATAAAGCGGAGACTACAATGGATGCATGACCCAGACCTCACAGCAGGCCCAGCAAGTCCTCGTGCCGCTGACCACCCCCGAAGAAGTCGATACCTTCCTGGCGCAGTACCCCCAGGCCGCCGTGTTCAAGGCCGGCACCTGCCACAAGACCATGCAGGGCTTCGGGGTGCTGGAAACCTTCCTGGCCCGCCATGAGCTGCCGGTGGGCTTTATCCGGGTGGTGGACTGGCGCCCGGCCAGCAACCACGTCGCCGAACTCACCGGCATTCGCCACCAGTCGCCGCAGCTGATCTTGTTCCAGAACGGCCAGCCCACCTTCGACGTGGACAACTGGGACATCACCCCCGAGCGTCTGGGGCCGGTGTTCGAGGCCCAAGTGCCCAGCCGCCAGGGCGCGGCCCAGATCGCCGGCGAGGGCAACGTGCAGCCGTACAAGCAGCTGATGCAGGCCTACCTCGACGGCCAGCTGCCCGACTGGGAATTCCAGGAGCGCTACGTCAATCTGTTCCGCGACGACGCCAGCCTGCGCAGCCAGCGCGAATTCGAACTGCTCTCCAAACTGTTCGGCGATCCCGACGCCTACCACGGCGGCCTGCACCAGCTCGGCGAGCCGCAGGCGCGGGGCGACCTCAAGGCCCGCGTCGAGGAACTGCTCGGCCAGCTCTGAAACGACCAGAAAATCGCCGCCCACTCCCCGGAGTCGGCGGCTTTTTTGTGCTTCCTGAACCTTCGCCCTTTCTTGGGGCTTGACCGCCGCCGCCCTGGCCCTCCCGTAAGATCGCGTATGGACCTCAAACGCTACCGGGTGGGCAAGAAGATCAAACTCGGCAACCTGCCCACCGACGATACCGGCAAACTCAACCGCGAAGACAGCGAGGCCGAGACGCTGGAGATCGGCCTGGAACTCGCCAAATTGCAGGACCGGCTCTACGCCGAGAGCAAGCAGAGCCTCCTGGTGGTCTTGCAGGCGCGTGACGCGGGCGGCAAGGACGGCACTGTCAAACACGTCTTCGAGCTAATCAATCCGCAGGGCGTGATCGTGACCAACTTCAAGGTGCCGAACGAGGAAGATCTCAAACACGATTTTCTCTGGCGGATTCATCCGCACACGCCGGCCGCCGGCATGATCGCGGTGTTCAACCGCTCGTATTACGAGGACGTGCTGGTCACGCGGGTCCACGAACTCATCGGCGACCAGGAAGCCAAACGGAGGTTCGAGCACATCCGCAACTTCGAGGCCCTGCTGGCCGACCGGGGCACCCGTATCCTCAAGCTGTACCTGCACGTCAGCGCCGAGGAGCAGCGGCAGCGCCTGCAGGAGCGCCTCGACGATCCGGAAAAGAACTGGAAGTTCAACCCCGCCGACCTCAAGGAGCGCGGCCGCTGGGACGAGTACACCCGCGTCTACGAGGACGCCCTGAGCGCCACCAGCACCGACGACGCGCCCTGGTATGTCATTCCGGCGGACCACAAGTGGTACCGCAACCGGGTCGTGGCCCAGCTGCTGCTCGAAACCCTGCGCGACATGAATCCCCAGTATCCAGAAGCGGCCTTCGACCTGACCAACGTGGCGGTCGGCGCCATCTGAGGGTCGGCGCTGTCAGAATCCTGTGCCCCCCCGTGGGGTGTACTCAGTCCGTGAAATTGCACCTGCTGTTCTCTTCTTTTGTGATGATCGGGCTGAGCCTCACCGCCTGTGGCTCCACCGGCTCCACCCCGCCCGCTCCCGCGCAGGCCCAGGTCGTCACCACCATTTCCGGTGTCCTCAGCGGCGCCTCGGCGAATACCCTGACGCTCAAGGCCGGCAAGGAGGTGCTGACCTCCGCCGTGGCCGACGCCGGGGGGCACTTTACCCTCCCGCTGCCGGGCAAGGACAAGCTGGGTAGCGTGCTCAAGCCGCTGAACAAGGGCCTGCTCGGCGGTATCGGTTGCAGCGGCCAGCTCAGCAGCAGCGACGCGGCGGCCCAGGGCTACGACGTCATCAATTTGACGACCTCCGACTCGCTCTACCTCAACGCCACCGCCAGCAAGACCCTGCTCAGCCGTTCGCTGAATGGCCGGGTGTACCTGTACGCCGACCGCCCCACCAGCGTGACCGGCACGCTCGATTGCCGGGCCCTCACCGGTATGCCGACCAGCGTCCCGGTCAATATCACTGTGTCGGAGGGCTGGAACGTCCTGGGCCTCTCGGTCAACGGCAGCGTCGGGCTGGGCGGCCTGAAAATCAGCGGCCGGCTGAGCAACAGCAGCGCGCCGGTCAACGACCTCACGACCTGGACCGACCAGAACGCCATCAAAGCGCAGCTGAGCTTGTAAATTCCAGACCAGTCAACGCGGCCCCCACCGGCAACGGAGCGGGGCCGCGTTTTTTGCCGCTCCGTTTTCTTGAAGGCCGACTGGCCCACGCCAAAGGCCGCTCAAGGCTGGATTTCCCCCTTGCTCTTAAAATTTCTCGCCAAAGTCACTTTGTTGACAAAAATAATTTTCAGACCGTAGGCTGAAGCGAACGCTCCGAATCTGCTCGGGAGCCGCGCTTCACCTTGGAGGTTGTCATGACCGGTCTGATGTTTGCCCGCCGTTTGCACGTTCCCGCCTGGATGGCCTGCTGATGCCCGAACTCAGCGGCCTGCTGGTGCTGCCGGGCGGCGTGAAGCCGGGCCGGGTGCGTTTCGGTTCGCATATCGAAGCGCTGGACCTCGAAGACGCGCCCCACACGCAGTATCTGCTGCCCGGCTTCATCGACACGCACGTTCACGGCGGCGACGGCGGCGACACCATGGACGGGCTGGAAGGCGTGCGGACCCTGGCGCGCTTTCACGCCCGGCACGGCACCACCACCATGACGCCCACCACCATGACCAACCCCTGGGAGCGGGTGATGTCGGCGCTGGAAGCGGTGCGCGAGGTGATGTGCTCGGGCCTGCCGGGTGGCCCGGACATCGTAGGGGCGCACCTGGAAGGCCCCTTCATCAGCCCCCACCGGCTCGGCGCCCAGCCGCCGCAGACGCTCGAACCCACCCCTGAACTCATGCGGCAGGTGCTGGACCTCGGCGTGGTGAAGGCTGTGACTATCGCGCCGGAAGTGCCGGGCGCGCTCGAAGCGGCGCTGGCCTTTGCCGAGGCGGGCGTGCGGGTGGGTCTGGGTCATACCGTGGCCGACGCCGAAACGGTGCAGGCGTTTCTCGAGCGCGTCCAGGCGGCGGGTGGGCGCACCGGGGCCACCCACCTGTTCAACGCCATGGGTGGTGTCGAGGGCCGCATGCCCGGCCCGCCCGGCGCCCTGATGACCAACCCACAGGCCTGGCTGGAAGTCATTCTGGACAACATTCACGTTCACCCGACCAGCTTCCGGCTGGCCTGCGCCGCCGCGCCGCGCCGGGTGATGCTGATCACCGACGCCATGCGCGCCGCCGGGCGTGGCGACGGCGAGAGCGAGCTCGGCGGCCTGCCGGTGATCGTCAAGGACGGCAAGGCCACTCTCAAGTTCGGCGGCAACATCGCCGGCAGCGTGCTCACCCTCGATCAGGCGCTCAGAAACGCGCTTAAGGCGGGCCTGGACCTGCCACAGGTCAGCCAGATGCTCAGCGCCGCGCCGGCCGCCTCGCTGGGCCTGAGTGACCGGGGCCGCCTGGAAGCGGGCCTGCGGGCCGACCTGGTGGTGCTGAACGAGCAGTTCGAAGTGCAAGCGGTGTACGTGGGAGGCCAGAAGCTATGACTTCACCGGTCTCCGATCCGTTGATGTTGCAGG encodes the following:
- a CDS encoding N-acetylglucosamine-6-phosphate deacetylase produces the protein MPELSGLLVLPGGVKPGRVRFGSHIEALDLEDAPHTQYLLPGFIDTHVHGGDGGDTMDGLEGVRTLARFHARHGTTTMTPTTMTNPWERVMSALEAVREVMCSGLPGGPDIVGAHLEGPFISPHRLGAQPPQTLEPTPELMRQVLDLGVVKAVTIAPEVPGALEAALAFAEAGVRVGLGHTVADAETVQAFLERVQAAGGRTGATHLFNAMGGVEGRMPGPPGALMTNPQAWLEVILDNIHVHPTSFRLACAAAPRRVMLITDAMRAAGRGDGESELGGLPVIVKDGKATLKFGGNIAGSVLTLDQALRNALKAGLDLPQVSQMLSAAPAASLGLSDRGRLEAGLRADLVVLNEQFEVQAVYVGGQKL
- a CDS encoding polyphosphate kinase 2 family protein; translation: MDLKRYRVGKKIKLGNLPTDDTGKLNREDSEAETLEIGLELAKLQDRLYAESKQSLLVVLQARDAGGKDGTVKHVFELINPQGVIVTNFKVPNEEDLKHDFLWRIHPHTPAAGMIAVFNRSYYEDVLVTRVHELIGDQEAKRRFEHIRNFEALLADRGTRILKLYLHVSAEEQRQRLQERLDDPEKNWKFNPADLKERGRWDEYTRVYEDALSATSTDDAPWYVIPADHKWYRNRVVAQLLLETLRDMNPQYPEAAFDLTNVAVGAI
- a CDS encoding NAD-dependent epimerase/dehydratase family protein, which encodes MQHVIFGSGPLGRATLGALLKRGETRVRVVNRSGQLSGVPPYVEVVRADAYHLESAQAAARGADIVYNCAAPTYSAQAWRTQLPLLWGNILESAAAAQARLVIGDNLYMYDEVAQRQPSQLIHEDLPMHSTTSKGQARIEVVQQMLVAYQSGRVELTFARGSNFFGPFADAQSTLGGRVFGAILQGRTAQMLGHPDQPTSLTFIEDFGEAMVILGHSDAAFGRAWHVPNAPALTQRAALQRIAELAGQPLKFSVLPGWLLPVLGLAVPELREIREMLPKSQHPYLVSHERFADVYGDIHTPLDTALERTLAWFAGQLAVSRSAAPVPN
- the hslO gene encoding Hsp33 family molecular chaperone HslO is translated as MQDSQTSASYLLRGTAAGGTLRVVAIDATQIVEEARVRHQLSKTATAALGRALSASALLAIILGKKTDSRVNLRVQGDGPLGWLVAEGSAEGWVRGYVREPQADLPLRESDGKLDVSGLVGQNGELAVTRLLDNAEPWTGSVELVSGELAEDVAYYLASSEQIPSAVQLGVYEEGGRVSRAGGLIVQAMPGVTDETLSTLENNIRAMGSFTDNLRSVSLLEVMERATQGLEFVAAPQAQAAQFQCRCSRERAVASLTYFGMQERQHMMDGGGQEVVCHWCNEHYHISPGEIAALDAPEVHAQA
- a CDS encoding monothiol bacilliredoxin BrxC family protein — protein: MTQTSQQAQQVLVPLTTPEEVDTFLAQYPQAAVFKAGTCHKTMQGFGVLETFLARHELPVGFIRVVDWRPASNHVAELTGIRHQSPQLILFQNGQPTFDVDNWDITPERLGPVFEAQVPSRQGAAQIAGEGNVQPYKQLMQAYLDGQLPDWEFQERYVNLFRDDASLRSQREFELLSKLFGDPDAYHGGLHQLGEPQARGDLKARVEELLGQL
- a CDS encoding TetR/AcrR family transcriptional regulator, with protein sequence MSSSARSPRPAPAKSERYHHGDLRRALLDAARALAAEGGVEALTLREVARQAGVSAAAPYHHFSDKNDLLRAVATEAFERLAQRMTEAAQRTDDHVMRLEEIGLAYVEFAFAQPAEFRFMFRHELCLPPGVPDPLEQAGQAAYAVLLTAVEEAQRAGRLRSGTPGSELPTLGLTLWSAVHGLSTLLLESPLSKTSTPESGQHLARSVIGNVLRGVLA